From Lagenorhynchus albirostris chromosome 10, mLagAlb1.1, whole genome shotgun sequence, the proteins below share one genomic window:
- the LOC132527272 gene encoding ATP synthase subunit f, mitochondrial-like: MCPGARLHLKWRKRETQESKMASVIPLKEEKLLDVKIGELPSWILTQDFTPKGIAGAFQRGYYQYYDKYVSVKKGSFAGLSTVLAAYMLFNYCCSYKEFEHEWPRKYH, translated from the coding sequence ATGTGCCCTGGTGCACGACTGCATCTAaagtggaggaagagagagacccAGGAATCCAAAATGGCATCAGTCATACCACTGAAGGAAGAGAAGCTCCTGGATGTCAAAATAGGGGAGCTGCCAAGCTGGATACTGACGCAGGATTTCACCCCTAAAGGCATTGCTGGAGCATTTCAAAGAGGTTACTACCAGTATTACGATAAGTATGTCAGTGTGAAGAAAGGGAGCTTCGCTGGGCTTTCTACGGTGCTGGCAGCTTACATGCTTTTCAACTACTGCTGTTCTTACAAGGAGTTCGAACACGAGTGGCCACGCAAGTACCACTGA